The sequence ACCATTATGCTAAAAAAAAGGATCCGGCACATGCCAATTCTGGATGGGAACAGATTGGTGGGGATCGTCTCTATTGGAGACGCAGTAAAAGCCAAAATCGCGAAAACGGAAGAAGAGAATAAAAACTTAAAAAATTATATATATAGCGAATCGGGATTTATCTGATCCTTTTTATTTCTTCTTCTGGACCGGGAGTCTCCCGTATCATCGAACCTTTTTGAAACGTATAGAAAAATGCCCCGCCTGGACTTTATCCAGGGGGCAAGTGGCTCACATTCGGGCATTCCCGTTAATCCCTAAAAGGTAATATCATTACCCAATCCTGCAACTCCGTTTTTTGGAAATCGGGTTGCCGGAATCACTTTTCCGGCAAGTATAGACTAAGGCGGCTATCGGAACCGGACCGAACTTAAGAGATGAAACTCCTTTTAATTATATTATTCGCATATTTAACGTATCGTTTTTTACAAAGACTCATGTTTCCCCAGCGGAACGAAAATTCCGGTTTCAGAGTAGTATTTCCTGACAGAGAATATCCTTCTAGAGAAAAAGACATTTCCGATAAGGGAAGAGTAGTAGAAAAGGGAGAATGATCCAAGGAATGAATATCCGGTTTTCCTATTTTATAATCTTATTATACTCCTTCTTCTTTTTTTCCTGTTTGGGAATGAGCGGAGAGTTCGGCTGGGCGTTGGTGGATGAGACCAAACAAAGTTTGTTGGAGAAAAAATTCACCACCGTTCAAGAATTCACTCTTACAAGAGAAAAGCTGATCTTCCCTACAAACAAAACATTAGTATATCTTTACAAATTTTCCAGAGTCCCAAATCCGGAAGCTGAGATCTATGTAAGTCTCAGTAGATTCCAAGTCGGATTTAACGAGATAGAAGTTAGACGCAAAAGACCGGAACTTTCCAGCTCCAGCATTACCGGAAGTTTTCAAGAATTGATCGCAGGTAAGTATTTAATCAAAGTCTCATATGACGGAGAAGTGATCGATCAAGTTGAATTCAGAGTAATAGAACCGGAAGAAAGAGAGGAAAAAGAATCAGGAGTGGATGACGTGGAAAAATACACTAAGGCAAAAAAGATTCTGAACTGAAAGATTAGAATGTCTTTTCAAAAATAGGATTAATACGTATCGCCGGAAAGTGGATCTCTTGGATAGGGATCTCTCTGCATTCCATCTTCTAATATCTTATTGATCCTTTCTATATTTTTCAAAGCCAAGTTGATCTCTGTCTGATTTCCGACTTTCAGGATCTCTTCGTTCATTCTTTTGGATTGACCATAATCCTTTTCGAACTCATACAATACGGATAATCTTTGCATCGCTCTCGGCCCTGGAGAGGCATCCAGCTTAGTGCGAATAATATCCATTTTTTCTTTGGATTCTTCCATCTCCAAACTTTTGAGCCTATATTGGGCCATGTCTTGGTCGTTTGTTCTTTCTAAGAGGCCTTTTTTTATCTGGAGTAATTCCTTTTTACCCAGGGAATATTTCTCCTCTTCCAATCTTAAATTTTCCCTAAGACGATCATATGCTTGGATGGATCTGATCAATTCTTCCTTTTCTTTAACAGGCTTTTTCTCGTATCTATATAGTTTAGAGATCCCTAAATAAGCCAAGACCTCCATACGGATCCTTTCTTGTGAATCTGGAAAAGATAGATCGGAAGCCGTCGCTTTTTCCTGCTCCCTAATCTTAAGCCAATCTTCGTAATATTTTTTGCCCGATTCTAGATTACCAAGTTTGCTTTCGAAAAAATTCCCCAGTTCAAACGCATAGATCCCCTTTTTTTTCGGATCAGGTTCCGCTAAGTAATATTTTTCGTAAAACTCAGCGGCTAAAACATACTGTTTAAGTTCAGTATGCAAAGATGCGATCGCTCGATATACGTAGGCAATCTCCGCGGGAGTTTTATTTTCTTTTAAAGCGAGCGCCAGATATTTTAAGAAGAAGTCTAGAGACTTGGCTTTTTTTCCCGAGGCCTTTAGCTCTTCTGCCAATGCCAAAACTATCTGGGAATGTTCCGGGTCTAAACGAAATGCCAACTCCAATAGTGCGGCATACGCAAAGAAGTCCGTATTTCTTTTATAATCGAATAGAACGAAGATCCCCTGCCCGCTCACAGAGGTTTTATTGACTACTTTTAGTCTTTCCTTGTTCTCGTTCTCCGAATCTTTTACGAATTTCGCCAAAGTAAAAACTGTGTCTGCGTCTTCTCTGGACTTTCTTTTGAAAAACGGATAATAGTTATTCTCGAAGGAATCCTTATAAGTATTTGCGGCTCTTTTTAGAGAATCATCCGCATTTTTTACATCTTGTTTTGCAAGAGTTATATCGTTTGCGGTAACTTTGCGAGCGTTACTAGGAGGATTGGATTCGAAGATCAGATCTTTTTCCCTCGCGGAAGCAGCTTCTAAAAGATGGACCCTATCTTTTGCCTTCTCCAGATCTAAATTCGCTTTATCTAATTCTTTCTTGGCCTTTGCATGTTGTCTGGCCCTTTCCACTTCGTTCGTATCGTATAATTCCCTCAGCCTTTCTTCTTTGGAGAACGATTCTTCCGTATGGGAAAAATCCCTGTATCTGAGTGCGGCCAAGGCTTCTTCCAATGCTTTGAAGTTCTGCTTCTTCTTGGAATATTCTTGGCTGAGTAACCAATGTAATTCGAATAGGATGGGAGAATCACGGAGTTGTTGCCCCCCCGTGATCTTACCTAACATTTTCAGGATCAGTAAACGAAGAGTATTGCGGTCCGTTTTTTCCGTAAAAATACGACCCAATCTTCTTTCTTCTTCCGTTCTTTTAGGATCTACGAATTGAGCGTAGTACGGATCTAAAACCTGACGGATGGATGTAATCGGATCGGAAGCAGTGTCGGAAGAATTAAGTAAGTTCTCCTTTAATGTCCGGAGAGTAGCTGGAGGGATTACCTCATGAGGAAGTTTATAAATACCTGCAGGATCTAATCTTTGGTCCTGCTCATCCGCCTCGGTTCGGACGTTTACCCCTAACCCAAAGACGATCAGGAGTAATACGCCCAGTATCAGGCGGGTTTGTTTCATTTCGCTCCGGCACCCAACTCCGCTAATTCTTCCGATCCAAGGATTTTTTCGATATCGATCAGGATGATGAATCTATCGTCCTTTTTACCGACCCCGGTGATATAACGGGAGGAAATTCCTTTGATAGAAGGAGGAGGAGGATTTATCGTTTCAGGCGGAAAGAGCGCTACGTTAGCTACCTTGTCTACTATGATACCGACGGATTCTCCGCCGATCTTTACCACGATTGCACGGTCATAACCCTGCTCGTGAGAATGGGGAATATTGAGTTTCACACCTAGGTCCACCATCTTCACTACTTTGCCGCGGATATCCATGATACCTGCGAAGTAGTTTTTGGATCTGGGAACCTTAACCAGGTTATGGATCTTGATGATTTCATCCACAAGAACGATTGGAAGAGCGTATTCTTCCTCTCCCAAGCTAAATAGAATGTACTGGTGTTCGATTTCGGCGGACATTCCCCCTCCTTAGAAACGGGTGAATCCGTAGTAATAAAAATACGATCCGGAACCTAGAAAGATTACAACTTTCGAGAAAAGCGGATCGCGTTTCCTCAGTATCCAGTCCAATCCGCCAAAAAGCAAACCGAAAACGCCGAGCGAAAATCCGAGTAAATAAAAATCCATGTATGCATACCAGATCCCCAACGCAGATATAAGACCTAAGGAATAGTCCTGCAGATCTCCCCATATCCTTCTCTTGATCCTGGTCCATAAGGGCTCTTTTTTCTCCCTTTGGAAAAATCTTTTCCAGGACCTTGGGTTCCGATCTATTCCGAAAATATGATCGTACTTGGTGGAAACTTCCCAAGGTTTAGGAGTTCTTCTCTCCGGTCCTCCAAGAGGTTCGGGAGAAACTCCGTATGCCCCTCCCAAAATCTGTAGGGCATCCTTGTCAGGAAGAGAAGATAATAAGTCTCTAAAAGGTGCAAATCTGGAATAAAGAGGATAGGATCTGCCGGTGGTTAGATCGGTCTCCTTTTGGATGGATCCATCTCGGATAGTGGAAACATAAATACGGCCATTCTCCCCTGCCGCTTCCAAAGTGAGCCTGATCTTACGATCGTGAAAATGAAAGTCGGCTTGGAGAATATCTCCATCCGGAGTTTTAGCTTGGTAGGATTTCGTATATCCTTTAGCTGGAGGAAACTCAGGTTTCCACCAACGTCTTAATAAAGAATAGTCCTGAAAGGAGGCCATACAGCAACATGATCGGCCATTTTCTAATTTTGCTTTAGGCTTTGATAGTTGCTAATTCCGAGTCGGGAGAGATCC comes from Leptospira licerasiae serovar Varillal str. VAR 010 and encodes:
- a CDS encoding LIC_12238 family plasminogen-binding lipoprotein, with product MIQGMNIRFSYFIILLYSFFFFSCLGMSGEFGWALVDETKQSLLEKKFTTVQEFTLTREKLIFPTNKTLVYLYKFSRVPNPEAEIYVSLSRFQVGFNEIEVRRKRPELSSSSITGSFQELIAGKYLIKVSYDGEVIDQVEFRVIEPEEREEKESGVDDVEKYTKAKKILN
- a CDS encoding chemotaxis protein CheW, whose protein sequence is MSAEIEHQYILFSLGEEEYALPIVLVDEIIKIHNLVKVPRSKNYFAGIMDIRGKVVKMVDLGVKLNIPHSHEQGYDRAIVVKIGGESVGIIVDKVANVALFPPETINPPPPSIKGISSRYITGVGKKDDRFIILIDIEKILGSEELAELGAGAK